A single region of the Silene latifolia isolate original U9 population chromosome 8, ASM4854445v1, whole genome shotgun sequence genome encodes:
- the LOC141595471 gene encoding uncharacterized protein LOC141595471, which yields MGELIEIPVLDLNDETIVHPDYGWSICKGGRKIPIMEMIAEDEELCDLLQFTHEDIQKEVEFWNNSIFCYILGANPPWEPIVIKPWNSDVDLIKEVVDEVSLCGMNHNLPDNVRFLDEAGKAGDFNIVLSPIERIGENSTEVDMEQFQECVSLCSMDDIQATRALFTWSNKQEPEDRVYIRLDMVMGNEEWQQKFGDYIAHFHPEGLFGHCPCTIVDRKVDISGRRSFKYFNMWGQSELFQECVAGVWQRSSSIIGALLEKIQKELVHKPGDTDLMQQPDSFLIQKAKIQWSIEGELNTTYFHNPIKKRMMQNKVFLTEDQHGKECNEGAQIQAAFLKYYQGLLGDHTSTNPVNERIVKRGKCCTEEYWEILNRGVTVEEVRQCLFSIPKDKSPGPDGYTS from the exons ATGGGAGAGCTGATTGAGATTCCGGTATTGGATTTGAATGATGAAACTATAGTGCATCCGGACTATGGGTGGTCCATTTGCAAGGGTGGTCGAAAGATTCCAATCATGGAGATGATTGCGGAGGACGAAGAGCTATGTGATTTACTTCAATTTACTCATGAGGATATCCAGAAAGAGGTAGAATTTTGGAACAATTCTATTTTCTGTTATATACTGGGTGCTAACCCTCCATGGGAG CCTATTGTTATTAAACCTTGGAATTCTGATGTAGATTTGATTAAGGAGGTAGTAGACGAGGTGTCCCTATGTGG GATGAACCATAATTTACCTGATAATGTGCGATTCCTGGATGAGGCTGGTAAG GCAGGGGATTTCAATATTGTGCTATCACCTATTGAGAGAATTGGGGAAAATTCAACAGAAGTGGATATGGAACAATTCCAGGAGTGTGTCTCATTGTgtagtatggatgatattcaggCCACAAGAGCCTTATTTACCTGGTCTAATAAACAAGAGCCTGAGGATAGAGTGTATATCAGACTAGATATGGTAATGGGTAATGAAGAGTGGCAGCAGAAATTTGGGGATTACATAGCTCACTTTCACCCTGAAGGGCTATTTGGTCATTGCCCATGTACCATTGTGGATAGGAAGGTTGACATTTCAGGTAGAAGGagctttaaatattttaatatgtggggacAATCTGAATTATTTCAAGAGTGTGTGGCTGGTGTTTGGCAGAGAAG TTCAAGTATTATTGGTGCACTGTTAGAGAAGATTCAGAAAGAATTAGTGCATAAGCCAGGGGATACAGATTTAATGCAACAGCC GGATAGCTTTCTTATTCAAAAAGCTAAGATTCAATGGTCTATAGAAGGGGAGCTTAATACAACATATTTCCATAATCCTATCAAGAAAAGAATGATGCAGAATAAGGTTTTCTTGACAGAGGATCAGCATGGTAAGGAGTGTAATGAGGGGGCTCAAATCCAGGCTGCATTCTTGAAGTACTATCAAGGACTGCTAGGTGATCATACTAGTACTAATCCAGTAAATGAAAGGATAGTGAAAAGGGGTAAATGTTGTACTGAGGAATATTGGGAGATCCTAAACAGAGGGGTGACTGTAGAGGAGGTGAGGCAATGCTTGTTCAGTATCCCAAAAGATAAATCACCTGGGCCTGATGGGTACACAAGTTAA